The Pseudomonas sp. MH9.2 genomic interval TTTGCAGCATGTCACCGGCGGCAAGACGCAATTCGAGATTCTCGAAGAGCATCCGCCAGTCACGCTCGCAAGCAAGCGCCACGGCTTCTAGAAGAGGGCTGGGCATGGCTGACCTTTTCTTTTGATCAAGAGCTGAGCGGTTCAAGTCGGCTAAACAGCAGCCGTTATACTGATGACGATTAAATGAACATCCAGCCTGAAACCGTGGATCGCAGACGTTCTTATGCGCGCCACCGTAGACGGGGCGGCATTATACATGTCATGTCCTGATACCAAGAGGGCAATTTCGACAGGTTGTAACCCATGACAGGCGACATCAGCAGCCTTGCACCGCTTGCCCCGACCACCGCTCTGGTGAAAGCGGGCGTTACACCGAATGAAATTCTCAAATTGATACAACCTGTGGACGGTTTGGTGGCCGCTGGCGAGTCAGTCAAGGCCGAAGTCGTGAACCTGAAACCGGTCGATCAGGCATTTCAAGTGCTAATGCGGCTGACGCTGGACGGTGGCCGCCAGGCATTGGTAGAAGCCATCAGCCAGCGACCTCTACCCGCCGGCGCCAACCTGATCGTCACCCAGCCAACGCCGAGCAGTCTGGCAATCACTGTGCAGCAAAGCTTGAGCGCCGCCGTCGCCACCCTGACGAGTATCGACACCAAACAATTACCGGTGGGTACGTTGTTACAGGGCACCGTAATGAGCAGCCAGGCGCTCGCGCAAAGCGCGGGCCAACCGGCGTTGTACCGGAACGTGATCAGCCTGCTCAACACCCTGCTGGCCGGTGCCAGCCTGACCGTGGACAGCCCAAAGCCATTGACCGTCGGCAGCCTGCTCAGTGCGCAAGTCCAGGGAGCGCAGGCGCTGAACTTCGTGCCGCTGAGTGGTCGGCTCGACCAGTTGGCGGTTGCGCAACAACTGAGCGTTCAGCAAAGCCGCCAGGGTTCACTGGACGGGCTGATCAAAGCGCTGCAGACCGTCCAGCAAGACGGCGATCTGCCACCCAACCTGCGCGCCAGCATCGAGACCCTGTTGGACGACCTGCCGGATATCCGTCAACTCGCAGACCCAAAAACGCTCGCACAGGCGTTGAACGGCAGCGGACTGTTCCTTGAAGCCAAATTACTCAGTGGTCAGAACCCCGCCGCAGCCCCGGACTTGAAGGCCAACCTGATGCGCCTGATCGCGCAAATTCTTCCCGGCCTGCCCGGCAACAGCAATTATGACGCAGCCGCAGCCGCAAACACCCTGGCCCGCGTCATGCCCAGCATGATCCGCAGCGCCTTGGGAACGTTAGGCCTGGTCAGTCCTCGCGCGCAACCCAGTAGCTTCCCTCTGCCCTCGCGTACTATGAATGGCGAACATGGCGAAGACTTGGAGACCCTGCTCAAACTTGCCGCCGCAGCAGTGTCGCGCCTGCAAAGCCATCAACTGTCAGGCCTGGAACAGACCCGCACGACCGCCGACGGAACTCAATTGACCACATGGCAGTTGGAAATACCGATGCGCAACCTGCAGGACATTGTGCCATTGCAGGTCAAATTGCAGCGCGAGGAAACGCCGGACAAGGACCAGCCAGCCGACAAGGATGA includes:
- a CDS encoding flagellar hook-length control protein FliK, which gives rise to MTGDISSLAPLAPTTALVKAGVTPNEILKLIQPVDGLVAAGESVKAEVVNLKPVDQAFQVLMRLTLDGGRQALVEAISQRPLPAGANLIVTQPTPSSLAITVQQSLSAAVATLTSIDTKQLPVGTLLQGTVMSSQALAQSAGQPALYRNVISLLNTLLAGASLTVDSPKPLTVGSLLSAQVQGAQALNFVPLSGRLDQLAVAQQLSVQQSRQGSLDGLIKALQTVQQDGDLPPNLRASIETLLDDLPDIRQLADPKTLAQALNGSGLFLEAKLLSGQNPAAAPDLKANLMRLIAQILPGLPGNSNYDAAAAANTLARVMPSMIRSALGTLGLVSPRAQPSSFPLPSRTMNGEHGEDLETLLKLAAAAVSRLQSHQLSGLEQTRTTADGTQLTTWQLEIPMRNLQDIVPLQVKLQREETPDKDQPADKDDNTVKPAKEKLWRVELAFDLEPLGPLQVQAQLIRGSLSSQLWAERAESANLITQELDHLRDRLIASGLTVGELACRHGTPPQGPRTALEQRWIDETA